The following coding sequences lie in one Komagataeibacter sucrofermentans DSM 15973 genomic window:
- the hutC gene encoding histidine utilization repressor, whose amino-acid sequence MSLVLSKDKPTARYEQVKLYITERIETGEWAIGHRLPSESELVELLGVSRMTVHRALRELTAEGLVTRAQGVGTFVAEPAQRVELLELRDIADDIASNGHEHTTRIITLDTIRANSDLATAFEQRPGARLFHSIIVHYEDDTPLQVEERFVSPHFAPDYLDQDFSLTHPHRHLSGISHPEEIEHVVFAVTPSLDICELLELDEPEACLQLMRRTWVEGRVVMKGIFTYSGSRFSFVGRYRP is encoded by the coding sequence GTGTCACTGGTCTTAAGCAAGGATAAACCCACAGCCCGTTACGAGCAGGTGAAGCTGTACATCACCGAGCGGATCGAAACCGGTGAGTGGGCGATCGGTCATCGACTCCCGTCGGAAAGTGAACTGGTGGAACTGCTCGGTGTCTCGCGCATGACTGTCCACCGTGCCCTGCGCGAACTGACAGCCGAAGGGCTTGTCACGCGCGCGCAGGGTGTGGGGACATTCGTCGCCGAGCCTGCCCAGCGTGTGGAACTGCTGGAACTGCGTGATATTGCTGATGATATTGCCTCCAACGGGCATGAGCACACCACGCGCATCATCACGCTTGATACGATCCGCGCGAACAGTGATCTCGCAACAGCGTTCGAGCAGCGCCCCGGTGCGCGACTCTTCCATTCCATCATCGTTCATTATGAAGATGATACGCCGCTGCAGGTCGAGGAGCGTTTCGTCTCGCCCCATTTCGCGCCCGATTATCTGGATCAGGACTTTTCCCTTACCCATCCGCACCGTCATCTCTCGGGCATTTCCCACCCCGAGGAGATCGAGCACGTGGTGTTCGCGGTAACCCCGAGCCTGGATATCTGTGAACTGCTCGAGCTTGATGAGCCCGAGGCCTGCCTGCAGCTCATGCGGCGCACATGGGTTGAGGGGCGAGTCGTGATGAAAGGCATCTTCACCTATTCCGGCAGCCGATTCAGCTTTGTCGGTCGCTACAGGCCCTGA
- a CDS encoding isopenicillin N synthase family oxygenase, with translation MSEPAGLPIIDLGPARQGDYATTGALISHAFTTSGFCYIRNHGVPDAVIDRLRAQALDFFHAPMEEKLTCKPKEAVRGFNALNRTTMYGAEQPDYKEFFQIGLELPADDPAVLAGQPLRGPNQWPASRPAFRDAMMDYFNAIGACGQVLLRAVAHSLGIAPDFFVGKYDRPLQRTQAIWYPPHPAEREKDQFGVAPHTDYGCITLLWQDQTGGLDVMGADGNWIPAPPIPGTLVINIGDLLCRWSNQRYNSNMHRVTNRSGKERLSIATFYDPDYDAIVDPRDLNLPTGTQPLFEPVSAGDYIMGRIRDSQKPRATKA, from the coding sequence ATGAGTGAGCCTGCCGGTCTTCCCATCATTGATCTCGGTCCCGCACGGCAAGGTGACTACGCAACAACCGGCGCCCTGATCAGCCATGCCTTCACCACATCAGGGTTCTGCTACATCCGCAATCACGGCGTGCCGGATGCGGTCATCGACCGCCTGCGGGCCCAGGCGCTGGATTTCTTCCATGCCCCCATGGAAGAAAAACTGACCTGCAAACCCAAGGAAGCGGTGCGCGGCTTCAATGCCCTCAACCGCACGACCATGTACGGCGCGGAACAGCCTGATTACAAGGAGTTCTTCCAGATCGGGCTGGAACTCCCGGCCGATGATCCCGCCGTGCTTGCCGGCCAGCCCCTGCGTGGCCCCAACCAGTGGCCAGCCAGCCGCCCCGCCTTTCGCGACGCCATGATGGACTACTTCAACGCCATCGGGGCATGCGGGCAGGTGCTGCTGCGCGCCGTTGCCCATTCACTTGGCATCGCGCCGGATTTCTTCGTGGGGAAATATGACCGCCCGCTGCAACGCACGCAGGCCATCTGGTACCCACCGCACCCGGCAGAACGCGAGAAAGACCAGTTCGGCGTGGCGCCCCACACCGATTATGGCTGCATTACCCTGCTGTGGCAGGACCAGACCGGTGGGCTTGATGTCATGGGAGCGGATGGTAACTGGATTCCGGCCCCGCCCATTCCGGGCACGCTGGTCATCAATATTGGCGACCTGCTGTGCCGCTGGTCCAACCAGCGTTACAATTCCAACATGCACCGGGTCACGAACCGCTCAGGCAAGGAGCGCCTGTCCATCGCGACCTTCTACGACCCGGATTACGACGCCATTGTCGATCCGCGCGACCTGAACCTGCCCACCGGCACGCAGCCGCTTTTCGAGCCGGTTTCCGCTGGTGATTACATCATGGGCCGCATCCGCGATTCCCAGAAACCCCGCGCCACCAAAGCCTGA
- a CDS encoding formimidoylglutamate deiminase: MSLSVQIQTIFAGQALLPEGWRDNVRLGFDASGHFTTIEADQQPGPDDRRVDIALPPMPSLHSHAFQRAMAGLTETRLDPADSFWSWREQMYRLAAVIDPATLRAIAAQLYMEMLKAGYTQVAEFHYLHCAPDGQQYAQPAELPLAVIDAARDAGIGITMLPALYRHAGFGRPLAAEQKRFASSPAFLARVITEITGRHAGDPLVNAGIALHSLRAASGDDIREVLALLPGDMPVHIHIAEQMKEVDDCVAFLGRRPVAWLLDEMPVNERWCLVHATHMDRDETLRLARSGAVAGICPITEANLGDGFFPFMDYVDAGGRFGIGSDSNVLLNVAEELRTLEYGQRLISQKRCRALPSDQTGSVGGYLYAQALRGGAQACAHGGGQLAVGQRADLCTLADTALSLPDLRGDTIMDSLVFARATLPVSDVLCAGQWVVREGHHIHEERISTAFGKAITTLRSDRSSLS, translated from the coding sequence ATGTCCTTATCGGTACAGATCCAGACCATTTTTGCCGGGCAGGCTCTCCTGCCCGAGGGGTGGCGTGACAATGTACGCCTCGGCTTTGATGCCAGTGGCCATTTCACCACGATAGAAGCCGACCAGCAGCCTGGGCCGGATGACAGGCGCGTTGATATCGCCCTGCCGCCCATGCCCAGCCTGCATTCCCATGCCTTTCAGCGCGCCATGGCCGGACTGACGGAAACCCGGCTTGATCCGGCCGATTCATTCTGGAGCTGGCGGGAACAGATGTACCGCCTCGCCGCCGTAATCGACCCTGCCACACTCCGCGCCATTGCCGCCCAGCTTTATATGGAAATGCTCAAGGCCGGTTATACGCAGGTTGCCGAGTTCCATTACCTGCACTGCGCACCCGACGGGCAGCAATACGCGCAGCCCGCCGAACTGCCGCTTGCCGTTATTGATGCGGCCCGGGATGCGGGTATTGGCATCACCATGCTGCCTGCCCTGTACCGCCATGCAGGCTTTGGCCGCCCGCTGGCGGCGGAACAGAAGCGCTTTGCCAGTTCGCCGGCATTCCTTGCGCGGGTCATTACCGAAATTACGGGCCGCCATGCTGGCGATCCTTTGGTGAATGCAGGCATTGCCCTACATTCCCTGCGAGCGGCGAGCGGGGATGACATACGCGAAGTGCTTGCCCTGCTGCCTGGTGACATGCCAGTGCACATTCACATTGCCGAACAGATGAAGGAAGTGGATGACTGCGTTGCCTTCCTTGGCCGCAGGCCGGTTGCCTGGCTGCTCGATGAGATGCCGGTGAATGAGCGCTGGTGCCTGGTCCATGCAACGCATATGGATCGGGACGAAACGCTGCGCCTGGCCCGCTCGGGCGCGGTTGCCGGCATCTGCCCCATTACCGAAGCCAATCTGGGCGATGGCTTCTTCCCCTTCATGGATTACGTGGATGCGGGGGGCCGCTTTGGTATCGGCAGTGACAGCAATGTGCTGCTTAACGTAGCGGAAGAACTGCGCACACTGGAATACGGGCAGCGCCTCATATCGCAAAAACGCTGCCGCGCCCTGCCCTCGGACCAGACCGGATCCGTTGGTGGATACCTGTATGCACAGGCCCTGCGGGGCGGAGCGCAGGCCTGCGCGCATGGTGGCGGCCAACTGGCCGTGGGGCAGCGTGCCGATCTGTGCACGCTGGCCGATACCGCCCTGTCGCTGCCTGACCTGCGAGGCGATACCATTATGGATTCACTTGTCTTTGCCCGCGCCACCCTGCCCGTGAGCGATGTACTGTGCGCAGGCCAATGGGTCGTGCGTGAAGGGCACCATATTCACGAAGAACGCATTTCGACCGCATTTGGCAAGGCGATTACGACCTTACGTTCCGATCGGAGTTCACTGTCATGA
- the hutI gene encoding imidazolonepropionase — protein MWDRLWVDVNLATNASGTGQPGGDDFGHIPDGAIAARDGQIVWVGPKADLPGEPERLATEVISCNGQWMTAGLVDPHTHLVYGGDRSGEFAERLQGVSYQEIARRGGGILSTVRATRDASEEELLRLTLRRARCLVENGVTTVEIKSGYGLRLEDELKQLRVARAVGRHLPVRVHTTFLGAHALPPEFAGRQDDYVTFLCTEMLPAVAEAGLADSVDAFCETIAFQPAEVERIFEAAQRWKLPVRLHADQMSDLDGGKLAARWHALSADHVEYASESSVQAMADAGTVAMLLPGAFYFVRETKQPPVDLFRKHGVPMGLATDCNPGTSPVLSPTAVMNMACTLFRLTPGEALAGHTHIAAKALGLEHTVGQLRTGMAADMVVWDIAGPHELSYWIGGVRPSARIFGGCPQ, from the coding sequence ATGTGGGATCGGTTATGGGTCGATGTCAATCTGGCAACCAATGCGAGTGGAACCGGGCAGCCGGGCGGGGATGATTTCGGCCATATCCCTGATGGCGCCATTGCCGCCCGGGATGGGCAGATCGTATGGGTCGGCCCCAAGGCGGACCTGCCCGGCGAGCCCGAACGCCTCGCAACCGAAGTGATCTCGTGCAACGGGCAGTGGATGACCGCAGGCCTGGTCGATCCGCATACGCACCTGGTCTATGGCGGTGACAGGAGCGGCGAGTTCGCGGAGCGGTTGCAGGGCGTCTCCTATCAGGAGATTGCGCGGCGTGGTGGCGGTATCCTGTCCACCGTGCGCGCCACCCGTGATGCGAGCGAGGAGGAACTGCTGCGGCTTACGCTGCGGCGTGCGCGCTGCCTTGTTGAAAATGGCGTGACCACCGTCGAGATCAAGTCCGGTTACGGGCTGCGGCTGGAAGATGAACTCAAGCAGCTGCGCGTGGCGCGCGCGGTAGGCCGGCACCTGCCGGTGCGGGTGCACACCACCTTTCTCGGCGCCCATGCGCTGCCGCCGGAATTCGCGGGCAGGCAGGATGATTACGTCACCTTCCTGTGCACGGAAATGCTGCCTGCCGTGGCGGAAGCCGGCCTGGCCGACAGTGTCGATGCGTTCTGTGAAACCATTGCCTTCCAGCCTGCCGAGGTCGAGCGTATCTTTGAGGCCGCCCAGCGCTGGAAGCTGCCCGTGCGCCTGCACGCCGACCAGATGTCCGATCTCGATGGGGGCAAGCTTGCGGCGCGGTGGCATGCGCTGTCGGCTGACCATGTTGAATATGCAAGCGAAAGCAGCGTGCAGGCCATGGCGGATGCAGGCACCGTTGCCATGCTGCTGCCCGGCGCCTTCTATTTTGTGCGTGAAACGAAACAGCCCCCGGTGGACCTGTTCCGTAAGCATGGCGTGCCCATGGGCCTGGCCACGGACTGCAACCCCGGCACATCGCCCGTGCTCAGCCCCACGGCGGTCATGAACATGGCCTGCACGCTCTTCCGCCTGACACCGGGGGAGGCCCTGGCCGGGCATACCCATATCGCCGCAAAGGCGCTGGGGCTGGAGCATACGGTCGGGCAACTGCGCACGGGCATGGCGGCCGACATGGTGGTGTGGGACATCGCCGGTCCGCATGAACTGTCGTACTGGATCGGAGGGGTAAGGCCCAGCGCACGGATTTTTGGTGGTTGTCCGCAATAA
- the hutU gene encoding urocanate hydratase — MSSPTSSRLSNDRIIHAAHGPEITAKSWQTEAAMRMLMNNLDPEVAEKPSELVVYGGIGRAARNWECYDRIVETLKTLEADQTLLVQSGKPVGVFRTHENAPRVLIANSNIVPHWANWDKFNELDRAGLMMYGQMTAGSWIYIGSQGIVQGTYETFVEMGRQYYGGDLTGRWILTGGLGGMSGAQPLAAVMAGASMLAVECEPSRIEKRLQTGYLDRKVDTLDEALEIIDAACKSGKPVSVGLLGNAAEVFPELVRRGIHPDGVTDQTSAHDPLNGYLPAGWTLDQAAKMRVTDPAAVEKAAKESMKLHVEAMVAFHRLGIPTFDYGNNIRQMALEVGCEEAFEFPGFVPAYIRPLFCRGIGPFRWAALSGDPEDIYKTDAKVKELLPDDKHLHNWLDMARDKIHFQGLPSRICWVGLGDRHRLGLAFNEMVAKGELKAPIVIGRDHLDSGSVASPNRETEAMRDGSDAVSDWPLLNALLNTASGATWVSLHHGGGVGMGFSQHSGMVIVADGTDDAAKRLERVLWNDPATGVMRHADAGYDIAVDCAHEKGLDLPMIKKG, encoded by the coding sequence ATGAGTAGCCCGACCTCGTCCCGTCTGTCCAACGATCGTATTATCCATGCTGCGCATGGGCCGGAGATCACGGCAAAAAGCTGGCAGACTGAAGCTGCTATGCGGATGCTGATGAATAACCTCGACCCCGAAGTGGCGGAAAAGCCTTCGGAGCTGGTTGTCTATGGTGGTATTGGCCGCGCCGCCCGTAACTGGGAGTGCTACGACCGTATTGTCGAAACGCTGAAGACGCTGGAAGCCGACCAGACCCTGCTGGTGCAGTCCGGCAAGCCGGTTGGCGTATTTCGCACGCACGAGAACGCCCCCCGCGTCCTGATCGCCAATTCCAACATCGTTCCCCACTGGGCGAACTGGGATAAGTTCAACGAACTCGATCGTGCCGGGCTGATGATGTATGGCCAGATGACGGCCGGTTCCTGGATCTATATCGGCAGCCAGGGCATCGTTCAGGGAACGTATGAAACCTTTGTCGAGATGGGGCGCCAGTACTATGGTGGCGACCTGACCGGCCGGTGGATCCTGACCGGCGGCCTCGGCGGCATGAGCGGCGCGCAGCCTCTGGCTGCGGTCATGGCCGGTGCATCCATGCTGGCAGTCGAGTGTGAGCCCAGCCGTATCGAGAAGCGCCTGCAGACCGGCTATCTCGATCGCAAGGTCGACACGCTTGATGAAGCGCTCGAGATCATCGATGCAGCATGCAAGAGCGGCAAGCCGGTTTCCGTCGGCCTGCTTGGCAACGCGGCCGAAGTTTTCCCCGAACTGGTGCGCCGTGGCATCCACCCCGATGGCGTGACCGACCAGACCTCCGCCCATGATCCGCTCAACGGCTACCTCCCGGCAGGCTGGACGCTGGACCAGGCGGCAAAGATGCGCGTGACCGACCCGGCGGCGGTCGAGAAAGCAGCCAAGGAATCCATGAAACTGCATGTGGAGGCGATGGTTGCCTTCCACCGGCTGGGCATTCCCACCTTCGATTACGGCAACAACATCCGCCAGATGGCGCTTGAGGTTGGCTGCGAGGAGGCTTTTGAGTTCCCCGGTTTCGTGCCCGCCTATATCCGCCCGCTCTTCTGTCGCGGTATCGGCCCGTTCCGCTGGGCGGCCCTGTCGGGCGACCCGGAAGACATTTACAAGACCGACGCCAAGGTGAAGGAACTGCTGCCCGACGACAAGCACCTGCACAACTGGCTCGATATGGCGCGTGATAAGATCCACTTCCAGGGCCTGCCGTCACGCATCTGCTGGGTCGGGCTGGGCGACCGTCACCGCCTTGGCCTCGCGTTCAATGAAATGGTCGCCAAGGGTGAACTCAAGGCGCCGATCGTGATCGGCCGCGACCACCTCGACAGTGGCTCTGTCGCCAGCCCCAACCGCGAGACGGAAGCCATGCGTGATGGCTCGGATGCCGTGTCCGACTGGCCGCTGCTCAACGCGCTGCTCAACACCGCATCGGGTGCGACATGGGTTTCGCTGCACCATGGCGGTGGCGTGGGCATGGGCTTCTCGCAGCATTCAGGCATGGTGATCGTGGCTGATGGCACGGATGATGCCGCAAAGCGCCTTGAGCGCGTGCTGTGGAATGACCCGGCAACCGGCGTGATGCGCCATGCGGATGCGGGTTACGACATCGCGGTCGATTGCGCCCACGAAAAAGGGCTTGACCTGCCCATGATCAAAAAAGGCTGA
- a CDS encoding alpha-hydroxy acid oxidase, with product MVDDGAFIASARKARRRLPRLFADYIDGGAHGERTMARNRNSFARWGVVPHALRDVSAIDLTTRCFGRTWKLPVFLAPVGFAGMFHHHGERGAAHAARSRGVGMGVSTFSIAPMEKVAATGADVMAQIYVLRDRALTRDMLARARACGITGIILTVDTAITPVRERDVRNGFRHLSRPTVLQMAGLLNHPAWVAGLLRGGMPVVGNIDAYTTARNVMGQARDVAAQIDPTLDWDDLAWLRENWNGTLVVKGVMCPEDAVRAADAGADGIVVSNHGGRQMDPAPATLDVLPGIAAAVGGRLDIMLDSGIRRGGDVVTALALGAHAVSIGRPWVWGLAAGGAPGVAAALDVLAQETRDVMALAGLRDIEAVRAAGQKALWRF from the coding sequence ATGGTGGATGACGGCGCGTTCATCGCCTCTGCGCGAAAGGCGCGCCGTCGTCTTCCCCGGCTATTTGCCGATTATATTGATGGCGGTGCCCATGGTGAACGCACCATGGCCCGCAACCGTAACAGTTTTGCCCGCTGGGGCGTCGTGCCCCATGCCCTGCGCGATGTGTCAGCCATTGACCTGACCACGCGCTGCTTTGGCCGGACATGGAAGCTGCCGGTCTTTCTCGCTCCGGTCGGGTTTGCGGGCATGTTCCACCACCATGGCGAGCGTGGCGCCGCCCATGCGGCGCGCAGTCGTGGCGTGGGCATGGGCGTTTCCACCTTTTCCATCGCCCCCATGGAAAAAGTGGCCGCAACGGGCGCGGATGTGATGGCGCAGATTTACGTGCTGCGCGACCGTGCCCTGACACGCGACATGCTGGCCCGTGCAAGGGCGTGTGGCATAACCGGCATTATCCTGACCGTTGATACAGCCATCACCCCCGTGCGTGAGCGCGATGTGCGCAATGGCTTCCGGCATCTTTCCCGCCCTACCGTATTGCAGATGGCGGGCCTGCTGAACCATCCGGCCTGGGTTGCGGGCCTGTTGCGTGGCGGCATGCCCGTGGTGGGCAATATTGATGCCTATACAACCGCGCGTAACGTCATGGGCCAGGCGCGTGACGTTGCCGCCCAGATCGATCCCACGCTGGACTGGGATGACCTGGCATGGCTGCGCGAAAACTGGAATGGCACCCTGGTGGTCAAGGGCGTGATGTGCCCTGAAGATGCCGTGCGTGCGGCAGATGCCGGGGCGGATGGCATTGTGGTGTCCAACCATGGTGGCCGCCAGATGGATCCTGCCCCCGCCACACTTGACGTGCTGCCCGGCATTGCGGCCGCGGTGGGCGGGCGGCTGGATATCATGCTTGATAGCGGCATCCGCCGTGGTGGGGATGTGGTGACGGCATTGGCGCTTGGCGCGCATGCGGTATCCATTGGTCGCCCGTGGGTCTGGGGGCTTGCCGCAGGTGGCGCGCCCGGCGTGGCGGCCGCCCTTGACGTACTGGCGCAGGAAACGCGCGATGTCATGGCCCTGGCGGGGCTGCGTGATATCGAGGCCGTGCGCGCAGCAGGCCAGAAGGCGCTGTGGCGGTTCTGA
- the hutH gene encoding histidine ammonia-lyase, translating into MSENLVLHPGQLDLATLRRFVFEGMDVTLSPEAQATLAAAARSVERIVAGGAAVYGVNTGFGKLAKTRIPDDRLRDLQRNLVLSHAAGIGKPLPERVVRLIMLLKANGLGRGFSGVRPEVVQLLLDMLAKGLIPVIPEKGSVGASGDLAPLAHMTAVLIGEGEAFYRGERLPGAAALKAAGLEPVVLGPKEGLALLNGTQVSTSLAIIALFDAERLFQAGLVTGSLTLDAARGTDAPFDPRLHTLRGQQGQIECAAVYRKLMEGSAIRSSHEVDDERVQDPYCLRCQPQVMGAALDSLRHAARVLLIEANAVSDNPIHFPDTDEMISGGNFHAEPVAIAADLMAIAVSEIGAIAERRLALLVDPGMSGLPPFLVNDSGVNSGFMIAQVTAAALASENKTLAHPASVDSLPTSANQEDHVSMATFAARRVTDINDNVRTILGIEYLAAVQGLDFLAPLTSSQPLAQAAAALREHVSFFAQDRLFTPDMEKANALIAAGVLNTAVAGALSLPTVEAA; encoded by the coding sequence ATGTCAGAAAATCTCGTTCTTCATCCCGGTCAGCTTGATCTGGCTACCCTGCGCCGCTTTGTGTTCGAGGGGATGGATGTCACCCTGAGCCCCGAGGCCCAGGCCACCCTGGCGGCGGCCGCTCGTTCGGTCGAGCGGATCGTGGCCGGTGGCGCTGCGGTTTATGGTGTCAACACCGGTTTTGGCAAACTGGCCAAGACCCGCATCCCCGATGACCGGCTGCGCGATCTCCAGCGCAACCTGGTTCTCAGCCACGCGGCCGGCATCGGCAAGCCGCTGCCCGAGCGCGTGGTGCGCCTCATCATGCTGCTCAAGGCCAACGGGCTCGGGCGTGGTTTTTCGGGCGTGCGGCCGGAGGTCGTGCAGCTCCTGCTCGACATGCTGGCCAAGGGGCTCATTCCGGTCATCCCCGAAAAGGGATCGGTTGGCGCATCGGGCGATCTGGCCCCGCTCGCGCACATGACCGCCGTCCTGATCGGTGAGGGCGAAGCCTTCTACAGGGGGGAGCGCCTGCCGGGTGCTGCGGCGCTGAAGGCTGCGGGCCTGGAGCCGGTTGTCCTTGGCCCCAAGGAAGGGCTGGCGCTGCTCAACGGCACGCAGGTTTCCACGTCACTGGCCATTATTGCCCTGTTCGATGCCGAGCGCCTGTTCCAGGCGGGCCTTGTTACCGGCTCGCTCACGCTTGATGCCGCGCGTGGCACGGATGCGCCCTTTGATCCGCGCCTGCACACGCTGCGCGGCCAGCAGGGGCAGATCGAATGTGCCGCGGTCTATCGCAAGCTGATGGAAGGTTCGGCCATCCGTTCCTCCCATGAGGTGGATGATGAGCGCGTGCAGGATCCGTACTGCCTGCGCTGCCAGCCGCAGGTCATGGGGGCCGCGCTGGACAGCCTGCGCCATGCCGCCCGCGTCCTGCTGATCGAGGCCAATGCGGTTTCCGACAATCCCATCCATTTCCCCGATACGGATGAGATGATTTCGGGCGGTAACTTCCATGCCGAGCCGGTCGCCATCGCGGCGGATCTCATGGCGATTGCGGTATCGGAAATTGGCGCCATCGCCGAGCGCCGCCTCGCATTGCTGGTCGACCCGGGCATGAGCGGCCTGCCGCCCTTCCTGGTCAATGACAGTGGCGTGAATTCGGGCTTCATGATCGCGCAGGTCACGGCGGCGGCGCTGGCGTCGGAGAACAAGACGCTGGCCCATCCCGCCAGCGTGGACAGCCTGCCCACCTCCGCCAACCAGGAAGACCATGTTTCCATGGCAACCTTTGCAGCCCGCCGCGTAACTGATATCAATGACAACGTGCGTACCATTCTTGGCATTGAATATCTGGCAGCCGTGCAGGGGCTTGACTTCCTTGCGCCGCTAACCTCCTCGCAGCCACTGGCGCAGGCCGCCGCCGCCCTGCGTGAGCACGTGTCCTTCTTCGCGCAGGACCGCCTGTTCACCCCCGACATGGAAAAGGCCAATGCCCTGATCGCCGCCGGTGTGCTGAACACCGCAGTGGCGGGCGCCCTGTCCCTGCCCACGGTCGAGGCCGCCTGA
- the hutG gene encoding N-formylglutamate deformylase, which produces MTPPVFTHSRGTAPVLVTIPHAGTALAPGMEESMTPRGRLLPDTDWYMEKLYTSATDMGIGVIRANYSRYVVDLNRGADDATLYPGRPKTGLVPDLAFDGAPIYQPGQEPDEAEIGERLTRYWQPYHDAVAEELARLKARWGWAILWDGHSIKTEIPRLFEGCLPDLNFGTNQGAACAPSLINSVVSLAAQDTDYSHVVNGRFKGGYTTRHYGQPEQGIHAIQLEKAQRIYLGHEDAPWPLDTDKTRRISALIGRLLHQATAWRPA; this is translated from the coding sequence ATGACCCCGCCCGTCTTTACGCATTCACGCGGCACGGCCCCTGTTCTTGTCACCATTCCGCACGCTGGCACGGCCCTTGCGCCCGGCATGGAAGAAAGCATGACGCCACGCGGGCGGTTACTGCCCGATACCGACTGGTATATGGAAAAACTCTATACATCGGCTACCGACATGGGCATCGGGGTTATTCGTGCCAATTATTCCCGCTATGTCGTTGACCTCAACCGGGGCGCGGATGATGCCACGCTCTATCCGGGGCGGCCCAAGACCGGCCTCGTGCCGGATCTGGCCTTTGATGGCGCCCCGATCTACCAGCCCGGACAGGAACCGGATGAAGCGGAAATTGGCGAACGCCTGACCCGCTACTGGCAGCCCTATCATGATGCGGTGGCCGAAGAGCTTGCCCGGCTCAAGGCCCGGTGGGGCTGGGCGATATTGTGGGATGGCCATTCCATCAAGACGGAAATCCCGCGCCTGTTTGAAGGCTGCCTGCCCGACCTGAATTTCGGCACCAACCAGGGGGCCGCCTGCGCGCCATCGCTCATCAACAGCGTTGTCAGTCTTGCTGCGCAGGACACGGATTATTCCCATGTCGTCAACGGGCGGTTCAAAGGCGGCTATACCACGCGCCATTATGGGCAGCCTGAACAGGGCATCCATGCCATACAGCTTGAAAAAGCCCAGAGAATCTATCTCGGCCACGAAGATGCGCCATGGCCGCTTGATACCGACAAGACCCGCAGGATCTCGGCCCTGATCGGCAGGTTACTGCACCAGGCAACGGCATGGCGGCCTGCGTAA
- a CDS encoding HutD family protein encodes MLNIAALDAFAPRPWRNGRGTTREIMAHDAHPAHFWRVSVASIVGDGPFSLFPGLVRHLALASPGRLTLTGIAPGGTTLERPGDTIRFDGGLAVSASCHGQAVQAFNLMAAPAVPARLERFQAPFRLEHAHAVALLPLQGEWRTEGCDRTLPTGMIAWGQTTSATRVAPVAPALPACLLAVIISTSQTEKVMP; translated from the coding sequence ATGCTGAACATCGCGGCACTGGATGCCTTCGCACCACGCCCATGGCGCAACGGGCGGGGCACCACGCGCGAAATCATGGCGCATGATGCCCACCCGGCGCATTTCTGGCGCGTGAGCGTGGCAAGCATCGTGGGCGATGGTCCTTTTTCACTTTTTCCCGGTCTCGTGCGCCATCTGGCGCTTGCCTCCCCCGGCAGGCTGACACTGACCGGGATCGCACCGGGCGGCACGACACTGGAGCGCCCGGGCGACACCATCCGTTTTGACGGCGGCCTTGCGGTCAGTGCGTCATGCCATGGGCAGGCCGTGCAGGCCTTCAATCTCATGGCGGCACCCGCCGTGCCCGCGCGGCTGGAACGCTTTCAGGCTCCCTTCCGCCTGGAACATGCCCATGCGGTCGCCCTCCTTCCCCTTCAGGGTGAATGGCGGACTGAAGGCTGCGACCGCACGCTGCCGACAGGCATGATTGCATGGGGGCAAACCACCAGCGCGACCCGTGTCGCGCCCGTTGCCCCCGCCCTGCCCGCCTGTCTGCTGGCTGTCATCATTTCAACATCCCAAACTGAGAAAGTCATGCCATGA